From the genome of Yersinia enterocolitica, one region includes:
- a CDS encoding rhizopine-binding protein, whose product MKLKKIIIASLAICLLPLGAYAKDLKIGVSMAYFDDNFLTILRQAMQNKMKEEGNVTGQFEDAKGDIAQQIQQVENFVSQGVDAIILNPVDTQGVKPMIKLAEQAKIPLVFVNRRPEITLPAGMAYVGSDSELAGRLQMEELAKLMGGKGNVMILMGELSSEATRDRTRGVEKVAAQYPDIHIIDKQTAKFFRKEAVDVTTDWVLSGQQIDAIASNNDEMAIGAILALKQAKKNGVVIGGIDGTPDALEFIKKGDLNVSIFQDAKGQGEGAVETAIKLASGQKVESSVMIPYQLITKDNYQDFANKNKK is encoded by the coding sequence ATGAAGCTGAAAAAAATCATTATCGCCTCACTCGCTATTTGTCTGTTGCCATTGGGTGCTTATGCTAAAGATCTTAAAATTGGCGTTTCCATGGCTTACTTCGATGATAACTTCCTGACAATATTACGTCAGGCTATGCAAAACAAAATGAAAGAAGAAGGGAATGTCACTGGGCAATTCGAGGATGCAAAAGGGGATATTGCCCAACAAATTCAGCAGGTAGAGAATTTTGTCAGTCAAGGGGTCGATGCCATTATTCTGAATCCGGTAGATACTCAAGGTGTAAAGCCAATGATCAAATTAGCTGAACAGGCGAAGATACCATTGGTTTTTGTGAATCGCCGTCCTGAAATAACGTTACCAGCTGGTATGGCCTATGTGGGATCAGATTCTGAGCTTGCAGGTCGTCTACAGATGGAGGAATTAGCGAAGCTGATGGGGGGGAAAGGTAACGTAATGATCCTGATGGGGGAACTCTCGAGTGAGGCTACTCGTGATAGAACTCGGGGAGTAGAGAAAGTTGCAGCTCAGTATCCAGATATTCATATCATTGATAAGCAAACTGCAAAATTTTTCCGCAAAGAAGCGGTAGACGTTACCACTGATTGGGTTTTGTCTGGGCAACAAATAGATGCCATTGCATCAAATAATGATGAAATGGCCATTGGGGCTATTTTAGCCTTAAAACAAGCGAAGAAAAATGGCGTAGTAATTGGTGGCATTGATGGCACACCCGATGCGCTTGAGTTTATTAAGAAAGGCGATTTGAATGTCAGTATTTTCCAAGATGCTAAAGGTCAAGGAGAAGGCGCTGTAGAAACTGCGATTAAATTAGCCTCCGGCCAGAAAGTTGAAAGCAGTGTTATGATTCCTTATCAACTCATCACTAAAGATAATTACCAAGACTTTGCTAATAAAAATAAAAAGTGA
- a CDS encoding ABC transporter permease, producing MSNVKFAKSLTVESTKTHSFMSGFKGKLPKDTGIFIVMIGIALIFEFLGWFIRDQSFLLNPNRLLLIVLQVAIIGIIAVGVTQVIITTGIDLSSGSLIALTAVVAASLAQTSESISPMYPHLLDLPAAIPIIAGIGVGILCGFINGFLITRTGIPPFIATLGMMVSARGLAQYYTKGNPVSFLSDDFTAVGQGAMPVIIFLVIAVIFHIALKHTRYGKYVYAIGGNMISAKVSGINVNKYLVTVYTIAGGLAGLAGVVLAARVSSGQSSMGQSYELDAIAAAVIGGSSLMGGVGRITGTVIGAVILGLIKSGFTFIGVDSYIQDIIKGIIIVSAVAIDMHRNRKKR from the coding sequence ATGAGTAATGTTAAATTTGCTAAATCATTAACGGTTGAGTCAACAAAAACACATTCATTCATGTCTGGATTTAAAGGGAAATTACCTAAAGATACCGGTATTTTTATTGTCATGATCGGTATTGCATTGATTTTTGAGTTCCTTGGCTGGTTTATTCGCGATCAATCATTTTTATTGAATCCTAATCGGCTATTATTGATCGTTCTGCAAGTGGCTATTATAGGTATCATTGCCGTCGGAGTGACACAAGTTATTATCACTACCGGCATTGATCTCTCATCCGGCTCTTTAATTGCATTAACGGCTGTTGTCGCGGCGAGTCTGGCACAGACATCAGAAAGTATTTCACCTATGTATCCGCACTTATTGGATTTACCCGCGGCTATCCCTATTATTGCAGGCATAGGGGTCGGGATACTGTGTGGATTTATTAATGGTTTCTTGATAACCCGTACAGGTATTCCTCCCTTTATCGCTACATTAGGAATGATGGTTTCTGCCAGAGGACTTGCCCAATATTACACTAAAGGCAATCCGGTAAGTTTTCTCTCCGATGATTTTACCGCGGTTGGGCAAGGTGCTATGCCCGTTATCATTTTTTTGGTTATTGCGGTGATATTCCATATTGCACTGAAACACACCCGTTATGGTAAATACGTCTATGCCATCGGCGGGAATATGATTTCAGCAAAAGTATCAGGCATTAACGTTAATAAATATCTGGTAACGGTTTATACCATTGCCGGGGGATTAGCTGGCTTGGCGGGCGTGGTTTTGGCCGCCCGGGTGAGTAGCGGGCAATCAAGCATGGGCCAATCTTATGAATTGGATGCGATTGCGGCTGCCGTTATTGGTGGTAGCAGCTTGATGGGTGGGGTCGGTCGTATCACCGGTACAGTAATTGGCGCCGTAATCTTAGGACTGATTAAGAGTGGTTTTACTTTTATTGGTGTGGACTCCTACATTCAGGACATTATCAAAGGCATCATTATTGTCAGTGCCGTCGCCATAGATATGCATCGTAACCGCAAGAAGCGCTAA
- a CDS encoding MFS transporter yields the protein MAENTQFSGLADETFSKPPHLRPAHYASGPGVTLLVSVALLVLTQLYLAIPLLTYVGHSFSPATPGAVSFALATCFSLAYAGGFLLWGPLSDQYGRRPVMLMGLSALSIATLACAFVPSLPWLAGLRMLQGLAASSFAPVALAYLAEAVRIRHRATAIGAMSTSFLVAGILGQVFAAWVALRWDWFWVFLTTGGGLVVMLPLIALMIKEPTRTIVEGHLGHRFVALGKIAVRPAILLLSFAHITLLLSFVAMYTALGPHLAGLNLSPATVIALRLVGLPGMFIALLVGPLAARIGMPGVAGAGYLVAAVGLALEAVLAQSLTGIAIGSLVFVVGVALAIPAMITQFGDLAVPNRAAGMALNGFVLFIGASIGPFIVSWVPGFVPLLVGLAVALLLATVCVAGSASLASSTRKS from the coding sequence ATGGCTGAAAATACGCAATTCTCAGGCTTGGCTGATGAGACCTTCAGCAAGCCCCCTCACCTCAGACCAGCTCATTACGCGAGTGGGCCAGGTGTCACGCTACTGGTCTCGGTCGCCCTGTTGGTGCTGACCCAGCTTTACCTGGCAATCCCTTTGCTGACGTACGTCGGTCACTCTTTCAGCCCGGCAACACCGGGGGCTGTCTCGTTCGCGCTGGCCACTTGTTTCAGCCTGGCCTATGCTGGCGGGTTCCTGCTCTGGGGGCCGTTATCGGATCAGTATGGTCGTCGGCCAGTGATGCTGATGGGGCTGAGCGCCCTGTCGATTGCCACACTTGCCTGCGCCTTCGTGCCTTCGTTGCCATGGTTGGCGGGACTTCGGATGTTACAGGGGCTGGCAGCGTCCAGTTTTGCCCCGGTAGCACTGGCCTATCTTGCTGAAGCGGTGCGGATACGTCACCGAGCAACCGCCATCGGGGCCATGTCTACGTCTTTCCTCGTGGCCGGCATCCTTGGGCAAGTATTCGCGGCCTGGGTGGCGTTACGATGGGATTGGTTCTGGGTATTTCTGACCACGGGAGGCGGTCTTGTGGTCATGCTTCCATTAATTGCGTTGATGATAAAGGAACCGACACGCACTATCGTTGAGGGTCATCTGGGCCATCGTTTCGTAGCATTGGGCAAAATTGCCGTGCGGCCTGCCATTCTGCTGCTGTCATTTGCACACATCACACTTCTCCTGTCTTTCGTTGCGATGTATACGGCGTTGGGGCCGCATCTGGCGGGCTTGAACCTTTCTCCTGCCACAGTCATTGCACTGCGCTTGGTTGGATTGCCAGGGATGTTCATCGCCTTGCTGGTCGGGCCGCTTGCTGCTCGGATCGGGATGCCGGGCGTTGCGGGTGCAGGTTATCTGGTTGCGGCCGTGGGCTTGGCCCTAGAGGCTGTGTTAGCGCAATCGCTGACCGGTATTGCCATTGGGAGTCTGGTCTTCGTGGTCGGCGTCGCTCTCGCTATTCCGGCAATGATCACCCAGTTTGGTGATCTGGCGGTACCTAACCGCGCAGCGGGCATGGCCCTCAATGGTTTTGTCCTGTTTATCGGTGCCAGCATCGGTCCATTTATCGTGTCCTGGGTGCCCGGTTTCGTCCCGCTATTGGTGGGGCTTGCGGTGGCACTTTTACTGGCCACTGTCTGCGTTGCGGGCAGTGCATCGCTTGCTTCATCCACGAGGAAATCATGA
- a CDS encoding sugar ABC transporter ATP-binding protein (with RbsBCD acts to import ribose into the cell; RbsA contains 2 ATP-binding domain) — protein MYPYILEAEGISKQFPGVKALNKVGIKIKAGSVHALMGENGAGKSTLMKCLIGIYHPDEGSIKVKGETVSFSDTLDALHAGIAMIHQELNLVPHMTVAENIWLGREPVHYGFVNHDLLNSKTKDLLKHLNIKLKPDMLVGELNIASQQMVEIAKAVSYDADVLIMDEPTSALTEGEVFHLFAIITELKEQGKGIIYISHKMDEIFEITDEVSVFRDGMFVATDKTENLTKQSLITMMVGRELTHMFPKFNNNIGEEVLRVNELRRDGLFRNISFSVKRGEILGVAGLVGAGRSEVMESLFGMHPADSGEIFIDGLPVNIDSPSKAIEQGLAFLTEDRKKSGLFLVLSVVENMSIVNLSEYINTKGFVSHGQMAQDCMEQIKKLNIKTPTMDQIINNLSGGNQQKVLIARWLLAQPKILILDEPTRGIDVGAKSEIYRLISELANRGVAIILVSSELPEILGMSDRVMVMHSGHITGILDKQDASQEKIMALASE, from the coding sequence ATGTATCCTTACATTCTCGAGGCTGAAGGCATCAGTAAGCAATTCCCTGGTGTCAAGGCATTGAATAAAGTGGGCATTAAAATAAAAGCAGGAAGTGTCCATGCATTAATGGGAGAGAATGGCGCAGGAAAATCGACCCTGATGAAATGTTTGATAGGAATATATCATCCTGATGAAGGCTCAATAAAAGTAAAGGGCGAAACGGTTAGCTTCAGTGATACATTAGATGCACTCCATGCTGGTATTGCAATGATTCATCAAGAGCTAAATTTAGTCCCGCATATGACGGTGGCAGAAAATATTTGGTTGGGGCGAGAGCCCGTTCATTATGGTTTTGTTAACCACGATTTGCTCAACAGCAAAACCAAGGATTTATTAAAGCATTTAAATATAAAATTGAAACCAGATATGCTGGTTGGTGAATTGAATATTGCTAGCCAACAAATGGTAGAGATTGCTAAGGCTGTTTCTTATGATGCAGATGTTTTAATAATGGATGAACCGACATCAGCGCTGACCGAAGGTGAGGTTTTTCATCTGTTTGCGATTATTACTGAGTTAAAAGAGCAAGGGAAAGGCATTATCTATATCAGCCATAAAATGGATGAAATATTCGAAATTACTGATGAGGTAAGTGTTTTCCGCGATGGCATGTTTGTTGCCACAGATAAAACGGAAAACCTGACAAAACAATCATTAATCACCATGATGGTCGGTCGTGAACTTACTCATATGTTCCCAAAATTTAATAATAATATTGGTGAAGAAGTTTTGCGAGTTAATGAGTTACGGCGAGATGGGTTATTTCGCAATATCTCATTTTCCGTAAAACGAGGCGAGATATTGGGTGTTGCTGGTTTGGTTGGCGCAGGTCGTAGTGAGGTTATGGAAAGCTTATTTGGTATGCATCCTGCGGACAGTGGTGAAATTTTTATCGATGGTCTGCCAGTCAATATCGACTCCCCATCAAAGGCTATTGAACAAGGATTGGCTTTTCTTACCGAAGACCGAAAGAAGTCAGGGTTATTCTTAGTCTTGTCTGTGGTTGAGAATATGAGCATCGTAAATCTTTCTGAGTACATTAATACAAAAGGTTTTGTCAGTCATGGACAAATGGCTCAAGACTGCATGGAGCAGATTAAAAAATTAAACATCAAAACACCTACGATGGATCAAATAATTAATAATTTAAGTGGCGGTAATCAACAAAAGGTGCTCATAGCACGCTGGTTATTAGCTCAACCCAAAATACTTATTCTGGATGAACCCACTCGAGGTATTGATGTTGGGGCAAAATCAGAAATTTATCGTTTAATTAGTGAACTGGCGAACCGTGGTGTAGCCATTATTTTAGTTTCCTCTGAGCTACCTGAAATTCTTGGTATGAGTGATAGAGTTATGGTCATGCACAGCGGACACATCACTGGAATATTAGACAAACAAGATGCTAGTCAAGAAAAGATAATGGCCCTGGCCTCAGAATAA
- a CDS encoding metal-dependent hydrolase, with amino-acid sequence MDSLTQIVLGSSVAALVVPPHHRRQAILAGGVLGTLPDLDVLWFKVFSSDVVTEVTWHRGPSHSLLMLTLLGLLLWLLLKSRSSLVRGAPLRWLLAIWLALITHPLLDAFTVYGTQVLWPMKTPPVMWATIFVIDPLYTVPLLIGVMAAWQLSPHKTAQQTSGSGRDRAAHNWLVAGLLVSSAYLAWSVAAKSLVDRVASQSLAVLNLQNAPRFSTPLPFNTLAWRVIVMVPDGYWLGDRSLVADRGAMQFTFHESDNQALAQLTSVPQLKRLLWFTHGFIAAHAQRREDGELRLTLADLRMGLEPDYFFRYDIAGIDESGHWAAAPEITQLPESGDTAKMLSWVWRRIYDSKATP; translated from the coding sequence ATGGACTCATTAACTCAGATTGTTCTTGGCAGCAGTGTCGCCGCACTTGTTGTCCCCCCACATCATCGACGCCAGGCAATACTGGCGGGTGGAGTTCTCGGTACTTTGCCCGATCTGGACGTGCTCTGGTTCAAAGTATTCAGCAGTGATGTGGTTACAGAAGTGACCTGGCACCGTGGTCCATCGCATTCACTCTTGATGCTAACGTTGTTGGGATTGCTGCTTTGGCTCTTGCTCAAGTCTCGCAGTTCGCTGGTTCGAGGTGCCCCATTGCGGTGGCTGTTGGCGATCTGGCTGGCCCTGATAACACATCCGTTGCTGGATGCCTTTACCGTCTACGGTACGCAGGTGCTATGGCCCATGAAGACCCCACCCGTCATGTGGGCGACAATCTTCGTCATTGATCCGTTGTATACAGTGCCGTTGTTGATAGGGGTTATGGCTGCCTGGCAGCTTTCACCACATAAAACTGCGCAGCAAACGAGTGGCTCAGGCCGAGACAGGGCGGCACACAATTGGTTGGTAGCAGGCTTGCTCGTGAGCTCGGCCTACCTGGCTTGGAGTGTTGCCGCCAAATCTCTGGTTGACCGGGTAGCCTCGCAAAGCCTGGCTGTTCTGAACTTGCAGAATGCCCCGCGTTTTTCTACACCGCTTCCGTTCAACACGCTGGCTTGGCGGGTGATTGTGATGGTACCGGATGGCTACTGGCTCGGTGACCGATCCCTTGTCGCGGATCGGGGAGCGATGCAATTTACTTTTCACGAAAGCGACAACCAGGCGTTGGCGCAGTTGACATCCGTACCGCAGTTGAAACGTCTATTGTGGTTCACACATGGGTTTATCGCCGCTCACGCTCAGCGACGTGAGGATGGCGAGCTTCGGCTGACCCTTGCAGATCTGCGAATGGGGTTAGAGCCCGATTATTTTTTCCGCTATGACATTGCTGGCATAGATGAAAGTGGCCACTGGGCAGCAGCACCAGAAATTACCCAATTGCCTGAGTCGGGTGATACCGCCAAGATGCTAAGCTGGGTGTGGAGGCGTATTTATGACAGTAAAGCAACGCCGTGA
- a CDS encoding TetR family transcriptional regulator, which produces MAWDTEGTKRKILDAAMTEFARLGPDGTTLERVAKLAGVNKERVYNYFGDKRALFSAVLRSELAKVASALPITSFAVEDIGDYAGRAYDYHLDNPELSRLMRWEGLIFSDEVPDEEQRREYYGYKIQAVSDGQREGIVTQAIGADHLAFLVLALAGWWSAVPQVARMLTGPDSAEEHARRRSSVIEAARRLASAP; this is translated from the coding sequence ATGGCTTGGGATACTGAAGGGACGAAACGCAAAATTCTGGATGCGGCGATGACCGAATTCGCCCGACTCGGACCCGATGGCACTACCCTTGAGCGGGTTGCCAAGTTGGCCGGGGTAAACAAGGAGCGTGTTTATAATTACTTTGGCGATAAGCGAGCGCTGTTCTCAGCCGTATTACGTAGTGAGTTGGCCAAGGTGGCATCGGCGTTGCCCATTACATCCTTTGCGGTTGAAGATATTGGCGATTACGCTGGCCGTGCCTACGATTATCACCTCGACAATCCTGAACTGAGTCGGCTCATGCGCTGGGAAGGGTTGATATTCAGTGATGAGGTGCCGGACGAAGAACAGCGACGCGAATACTATGGATACAAGATTCAGGCCGTGAGCGATGGGCAGCGCGAGGGAATTGTTACCCAAGCCATTGGAGCAGATCATCTGGCTTTTTTGGTGTTAGCTTTGGCCGGATGGTGGTCTGCCGTTCCACAGGTCGCGCGCATGTTAACGGGACCAGATAGCGCAGAAGAACATGCCAGACGGAGATCCTCTGTCATAGAAGCTGCCCGACGTCTGGCGTCTGCCCCATAA
- a CDS encoding metal-binding protein ZinT: MSKKYNCLSIIALSVCVSLISFKSFAHGKHSHSHEHHQSDAARTASEGIFVDKDVKDRGLSDWDGVWQSVNPYLLKGDLDSVLVNKAKKNKDKTVTEYREYYRRGYHTDIIMIGIENNTIDFHTSDAVNSCKYSYSGFKIMHYDSGKKGVRYLFECKDANSKAPKFVQFSDHIIEPQKSHHFHIYTSNESHEALFKEMDNWPTFYPITLGKDEIVHEMLHH, encoded by the coding sequence ATGTCTAAAAAATATAACTGCCTATCCATAATTGCATTGAGTGTTTGTGTTTCATTGATCAGTTTTAAATCATTTGCGCATGGTAAACATAGCCACTCACATGAGCACCATCAATCGGATGCTGCACGCACAGCAAGTGAAGGCATCTTTGTAGACAAAGATGTTAAGGATAGGGGGCTGAGTGATTGGGATGGGGTCTGGCAATCGGTTAATCCCTATCTGTTAAAAGGGGATCTGGATTCGGTACTCGTTAATAAAGCGAAAAAAAATAAAGATAAAACGGTTACAGAATACCGAGAGTATTACCGCCGGGGCTATCATACTGATATCATTATGATTGGCATAGAGAATAACACTATTGATTTTCACACCTCAGATGCCGTTAATTCATGTAAGTATAGCTACTCTGGCTTTAAAATAATGCACTATGACTCAGGGAAGAAGGGAGTACGCTATTTATTCGAATGTAAAGATGCTAACTCAAAAGCACCAAAATTTGTCCAATTCAGTGACCATATAATAGAACCACAAAAATCCCATCATTTTCATATTTACACGAGCAATGAGTCGCATGAAGCATTGTTTAAAGAAATGGATAACTGGCCAACGTTTTATCCAATCACATTAGGCAAAGATGAAATAGTTCACGAGATGTTGCATCACTAA
- a CDS encoding LysM peptidoglycan-binding domain-containing protein: MNTKSRMQLWPWLAVYAMVVLLLAGCSNKSNRDYTKLPKGSYNDKSYTVKSGDTLYFIAWISDSEVSDLARINRLRPPYRLEVGQKLQLSSSAASGRLASTKRKSSNTVLAASTPPPGANRCWRWPTSGQIISRYSNADGGNKGIDITAKRGQPIYASAKGRVVYVGNQLRGYGNLIMIKHGEDFITAYAHNDTMLVNNAQDVKAGQKIATMGSTGTDTIMLHFQIRYRATALDPLRYLPPQGAAPKC, from the coding sequence TTGAACACTAAAAGTAGAATGCAGTTGTGGCCATGGTTGGCGGTATACGCAATGGTTGTCTTGCTATTGGCTGGGTGCTCAAACAAATCCAATCGTGACTACACCAAACTGCCAAAAGGCAGTTATAACGATAAATCGTATACCGTTAAGTCAGGTGACACACTTTATTTTATTGCATGGATCAGTGATAGCGAAGTGAGTGACCTTGCCCGCATCAACAGGCTCCGCCCCCCCTATAGACTTGAGGTTGGGCAAAAACTTCAGCTCAGCAGTTCTGCGGCGTCCGGGCGACTGGCATCAACGAAGCGTAAATCCTCAAATACTGTACTCGCTGCATCGACACCACCACCGGGTGCTAATCGATGCTGGCGCTGGCCGACCAGTGGCCAAATAATATCGCGCTACTCCAACGCCGACGGTGGTAATAAAGGCATTGATATTACGGCTAAACGTGGGCAGCCAATCTACGCGTCGGCCAAAGGGCGAGTCGTGTATGTCGGGAATCAGTTACGTGGTTATGGCAACCTGATAATGATTAAACACGGTGAGGATTTCATCACCGCTTATGCCCATAACGACACCATGCTAGTGAACAATGCTCAAGATGTGAAAGCGGGACAAAAAATAGCCACGATGGGCAGCACCGGAACAGACACGATAATGTTGCATTTCCAAATCCGTTACCGAGCAACCGCACTTGATCCACTACGCTATCTGCCACCACAAGGGGCAGCGCCTAAGTGTTAG
- a CDS encoding DUF2058 domain-containing protein: MTKLTLQEQMLKAGLVTSKKMAKVQRTAKKSRAQAREAREAVDENKKEQLERDKQLSEQQKQAALSKEYKAQVKQLIEMNRIDISKGNIGFNFTDNNLIKKIVVDKLTQAQLISGRLAIARLVVENSGESEYAIIPASVADKIAQRDANSIVLNSALSQEEQDGEDPYADFKVPDDLMW, translated from the coding sequence CAAGAGCAGATGCTAAAAGCTGGATTAGTGACCAGCAAAAAAATGGCCAAAGTCCAAAGAACAGCTAAGAAATCACGAGCTCAGGCTCGTGAGGCAAGAGAGGCTGTGGATGAAAATAAAAAAGAACAACTTGAGCGTGATAAACAACTAAGCGAACAACAAAAACAAGCGGCTTTATCTAAAGAGTATAAAGCTCAGGTGAAACAGCTCATTGAAATGAACAGAATCGATATTTCAAAAGGCAATATTGGTTTTAACTTCACAGATAATAATTTAATTAAAAAAATAGTTGTGGATAAGCTCACTCAAGCTCAGCTGATTAGTGGTCGTCTCGCCATTGCTCGTCTGGTTGTTGAGAACAGTGGCGAGAGTGAATACGCTATTATCCCCGCGAGCGTAGCCGATAAAATTGCGCAGCGAGATGCGAACAGTATTGTATTAAATAGTGCGCTTAGTCAGGAAGAGCAAGATGGAGAAGATCCGTATGCCGATTTCAAAGTGCCCGATGATTTGATGTGGTAA
- a CDS encoding amino acid transporter encodes MQNNNVSTKRSPSIKKLGIMTLVVMNIVAVVSLRGLPTEAEYGLSSIFYYLFAAVFFLIPVCLVAAELATGWPEKGGVFRWVGEAFGPRWAFLAMFMLWTEVTVWFPTVLTFGAVSLAFIGPDQTWDQALAANKFFVLGIVLCIYWFATFIAFKGVETFAKVSKWGGLIGTIIPVIILIILGFSYLIGGGTSQIELSWDNVVPDFSNFDNVVLAASIFLFYAGMEMNAIHVKDVENPQRNYPIAIMLAALGTVLIFVLGTLAIAFVIPESDINLTQSLLVTYYDLFKWAGIEWLGPIVSCCLAVGVLAGVVTWVAGPSSGLLEVAKAGYLPRWWQSINKNGMATHILCVQALIVTLLSILFVVLPSVQSAYQILSQLTVILYLIMYMLMFSAAIYLRFSQPNRPRPYCISGGNAGMWIIGGTGLLSSCIAFIFSFIPPSQIVVGSPKEYVAILIALALFFCMVPLVIYALRKPHWRDENCDFAPFTWERDRGHPGIPTTSAIHTSDAVANR; translated from the coding sequence ATGCAGAACAATAACGTATCAACCAAACGCAGCCCGTCAATAAAAAAACTGGGCATTATGACACTAGTGGTAATGAATATTGTGGCAGTGGTCAGTCTAAGAGGGTTACCTACCGAAGCGGAGTATGGATTAAGTTCTATTTTTTACTATCTGTTTGCTGCTGTATTCTTCTTGATCCCGGTCTGTTTGGTGGCGGCTGAATTGGCAACCGGTTGGCCGGAAAAAGGCGGAGTATTTCGCTGGGTAGGCGAGGCTTTTGGCCCGCGCTGGGCATTTTTAGCCATGTTTATGCTGTGGACTGAGGTGACGGTATGGTTCCCTACTGTCCTGACGTTCGGTGCGGTTTCATTAGCTTTTATTGGCCCCGACCAGACATGGGATCAAGCACTCGCGGCCAATAAATTCTTTGTGCTCGGGATTGTGTTGTGTATTTATTGGTTTGCGACCTTTATTGCCTTTAAAGGGGTGGAAACCTTTGCCAAGGTCTCTAAATGGGGGGGATTGATAGGCACCATCATTCCGGTAATTATCCTGATCATATTAGGTTTTTCATATTTGATTGGTGGAGGTACCTCGCAAATAGAGTTGTCATGGGATAACGTTGTTCCTGACTTTTCTAATTTCGATAATGTGGTTTTAGCCGCCAGTATCTTCCTGTTTTATGCTGGGATGGAGATGAATGCCATCCATGTCAAAGATGTAGAGAACCCGCAGAGAAACTATCCCATCGCTATTATGTTGGCTGCTTTAGGGACTGTACTTATTTTTGTCTTGGGCACGTTAGCCATAGCTTTTGTGATCCCCGAGTCTGATATCAATCTGACGCAAAGTTTGTTAGTGACTTATTACGACCTGTTTAAGTGGGCCGGTATCGAATGGCTAGGGCCGATAGTGTCATGCTGTCTGGCTGTGGGGGTATTAGCAGGTGTAGTGACATGGGTTGCCGGGCCTTCATCCGGGTTATTGGAAGTGGCTAAGGCCGGATACTTACCGCGCTGGTGGCAGAGTATCAATAAAAATGGTATGGCGACGCATATCCTATGTGTTCAAGCACTTATTGTTACCTTGCTATCTATCTTGTTCGTGGTACTTCCCTCAGTTCAATCGGCCTACCAGATATTGAGCCAATTGACCGTCATCCTGTATCTCATTATGTACATGTTGATGTTCAGTGCGGCTATCTACCTGCGCTTTAGTCAACCAAACCGACCACGGCCTTATTGTATATCTGGCGGTAATGCAGGGATGTGGATTATTGGTGGTACAGGGCTACTGAGTTCGTGTATTGCTTTCATCTTTAGCTTCATTCCACCTAGCCAAATTGTGGTGGGTAGCCCCAAGGAGTATGTCGCTATTTTGATCGCATTAGCCTTGTTCTTCTGCATGGTACCTTTGGTGATTTATGCACTGCGCAAACCTCATTGGCGTGATGAAAACTGTGATTTTGCCCCTTTTACCTGGGAGCGAGACCGTGGGCATCCCGGAATCCCGACCACTAGTGCAATTCATACCAGCGATGCAGTAGCAAACAGGTAA
- a CDS encoding KR domain-containing protein — protein sequence MKNTILICGYGPGISHAVARRFGKAGHPVALIARNAQRLADAVTELTAEGIQARAFPADLSDVKAIRHAVTDVHEIMGPIGILHWNVFLDIEGDLLSTQPADLSKSFDLRVVGYITAVQESRNDLAASKGTVLVTSGVMALDDPQINAFAIDYAAIAISVAAQRKTTHILAHTLASHDIHVGEVIVNGFVEGTPGGVGKSDTVAPMDIADQFWELHTARQVHSVIVGGAVPISEAEFHG from the coding sequence ATGAAAAACACCATCCTCATCTGTGGATATGGCCCGGGTATTTCCCATGCAGTCGCTCGCCGTTTTGGTAAGGCGGGTCATCCCGTAGCCTTGATTGCGCGCAATGCTCAGCGTCTCGCTGATGCGGTAACGGAATTGACCGCCGAAGGCATCCAGGCTCGCGCTTTCCCAGCCGATCTTAGCGATGTTAAAGCGATTCGACATGCCGTCACGGACGTACATGAGATAATGGGGCCTATAGGTATCCTGCACTGGAACGTTTTTCTCGATATCGAAGGTGACCTGCTGTCCACTCAGCCCGCAGATCTGAGCAAGAGTTTCGATCTTCGCGTTGTTGGCTACATCACCGCCGTACAAGAGAGCAGGAACGACCTTGCGGCATCAAAAGGTACCGTATTGGTTACCAGCGGCGTCATGGCGCTCGATGACCCACAAATCAATGCGTTCGCCATCGATTATGCTGCGATTGCCATCAGCGTTGCAGCTCAACGTAAAACTACCCATATTCTGGCGCATACCCTCGCGTCACATGACATTCATGTCGGTGAGGTGATCGTCAACGGCTTCGTTGAGGGAACACCGGGCGGTGTGGGTAAAAGTGATACCGTCGCACCAATGGACATCGCTGACCAATTCTGGGAACTGCATACTGCACGTCAGGTACATTCCGTCATCGTTGGGGGTGCTGTACCGATATCGGAAGCAGAGTTCCATGGCTGA